From the genome of Salvia splendens isolate huo1 chromosome 7, SspV2, whole genome shotgun sequence:
GACGAATTACtattatgatatatataaatgttCTTAAAAATAACAATTCTCACTACtattaagtactccctccgtccgtcattaggagtctaATTTTTTGGcgtcacgagttttaagaaatgttaagaaagtgagtggaaaaaaagttagtggaaaatgagtctcacttgtatatattagttttaaatgaaatgtgaatggaatgtgagactctattaccatttatggtaaaagtgaaccatgactcctattcgcggacggggGAGTACTGTGACAATTGTTTGGctcaattttgttttaaaagtgATTATTATTAGTATAACATAAAATGTTCCAAGAGGCATGAAGAATTGATTGACACATGATTGACCATTTCGGATCGaacattttctttaaaaaaaaaaagcaatttGATCATCTCCATTAGTGGGATTTGTTCTGTGTGCCGAGTCACGTTGGAAGAATAATCTTTTGTGATCGTCATTCAAAATTATTACTAATTCAGACCATGGCTACCTGAGATGGAAACCCATAAGATTAGACAATATTATAGTACTAATACTTTGATAGCTATGTTTGAGCTGTTGCTTTTGACATTATCTAAACACGTGAAATGATTTTGAATTTGCTATTATTTGAGAGATAAAAAAACACTTGTACATTTATTTTAACTTAAAGGGGGAAAAATCCGAAAGTTATtatacttttcttttttgttttactAAATTGCACTACACATACTTGATTTTTCTACACATTATCCCTTTGCTTCATTTACTTTTTCccccaatgaagtaataaagggTTAAATTCAACAAGAACAACAGTAATGTAGAATATTGTAGATTCAAGTATAACAACAAATACATTTGCATCTCAATGAAGAAATGAATAGCTCCAACATAGCCTCTCTTCCTCAACGAGAGCACATGGTTCAAATAAGTTAAACGGCGGTAAGAAAGAAGGCGATGAGACGGTAAAGATGAAGTGACGTAGAGTTAAGAGGGATCTAACTCAGTATGCTGATTAACGAGGACTGTCTTTCATTCATCGCCATTGCTTCCAACTGCACTTCACTTGCTTGCTTTTTTGCTCAGACAAATCGCTTTTGGCCCATGTCCTGCTACTTTTGATTCAATGCCATAAGTTAACAATATGCTGACAAATGTTGCAATTCACACACATaaattttcatttcaattaatatgttagatttTCATTATCTTCACATAAGCGCTTATATATCTATTTCAAATGGTGCAACTCACATCATATGAGTATCTCCTCACATTTCATCATAAACTTTGCAAAAACAGTTTCAGGCAGAGTCAGAGAGGACTAGTGGTGGGTAGGTAcagtataccttaccgaaaccacaaTACCATATACCTCACttaaattcggtatgcgaaaaaatcatacctttacttTACCAAAATAGTATgccgaaaattcggtataccgtacttttgcggtatacctgcctttcaacatcaatgaaaatcgataatttgagtttttagaatattatttatattatataattttaaaaatatattaaatatattttattcaaaattatatttatatttcaaaatatattttatacataattatatttatattttacggtatattCCTTAATTTACGATATAagtataccgaatttcggtacgcAGCGGTGTACCgtggtatatgaaaattcatactgTTATCTTATCGAAATCTTTCgataaggtatcataccgtaccgaaaatcacggtatatcgaaaattcgatattttcGATTGTTATTTCTGTATTTTTCCCCAATCCTAGAGAGGACATTGAGCCgtagtaaaagtgaaatcaAGCTCTCTAACAATGCTAAATCTGAGAAAAAAGTACGAATCAACTTACTTGCAGTTGTGACTACTTGACCCGAGTGTCCTGGATATTTTCCCAATCCGAATCGCAAGAGACGGCCAAGTCACCCCCATTGGTGCATATCGACTCAGCACACGAGTCTATTCTATCCTTTGTTGCTTTATCCTTGCGTGCTGCACAAATGCAAGGTTCGTACTCAAGACGAATGGGTGATACATCATTATCCATCCACAAATCTTTTTCTTTAGATGAATGACACATTTTGTATGGTTTGAGCTGCTGATAAGAACCCCCAATCTCTTCATCTGACACGCACGGGAAGCAATCAAACTCATCGCGCTCGTCTATGCTGCACTCTATCCCATCTCTCCAGGATATCTTGATCTGGTTCAGTCTTAAGTTCTCTAATGTGGAACTCGACTCCGAAGAACAAACATTTTTCTCAAGCTGAACGGGGACAGCAGAACGAGAAGATGAATCAAACCCTGCATATGGGAACGTCTCACATCTAGATGAGAAGCTGACTGCATCTAGAGATTCTGTtattgaatcaagctcaaacTGGACAACACTCGTCTGATTTGCCTCCACATTTGACCCTCGAATACACTCGTATGAGCTGCACATAGAGTTTGGTGTCTGAATGAGATTTCCACTACTCAAACAACCTAAAGAGACTACTGAACTATTCCCCTCCCCTAAGCTGACATTGTTACCGTTAGAAATCGAATTGGGGGTAGCAGCAAACAAAGCATCACATATTTTATTGTCACGATCAGAATTTTGTTGACGAGAAAGCTTAAAAATTCCAGCTTTCGTTCGATTTGCTACATCATCTATACTACCACTACCTCTAAACTCACCGTCGTCACATCCTAACTCACATACATTTCCACACAGTGTCGAAGGCGAGAGAGAGTAATTACCACAACTGATTTCACACTCTTCAAGCTTATTCTTCGAGTCACTTCCCTGATCCTCGCCCCCCTCGTTGCACGGAGACAACAGCCAGCGCACGGAAGCCTCACTAGGCAAAGGAATCATCAGAGGATCCTGCAAATCACCAACCACATTCTCATCATTCACCTCATTAAAGAGATTAACCTTGTCACAACCTCCTCGCAAACTCCCTCTTCGCTGGCACTTCCTTTTATCAGTGACACCAGATAGAAGGTGGCCTGTACCGTAGCAAACCGGAGTTGCAGCTGATTTCAAAACCATCATATTGGATTGGATCTCAGGAGACACTGAGATCTCTACTGGAGGCGTTTTCACTGAAGTAGCGCTGCCATTCCCACCATTTGCTGTACTCGAACCCGACTCCTCTGCGGCATTTCTTCGAACACCTGAGCTCCCCACTGGATTTAAACTCATCAATGGCTGTTCACTCAATCCAATTTCTCGATAGCTCCTCAACTTCTTTCCCTCCAATTCTTCAGCACCCTTCTTCACTGAATTCCCCCGACCACAAGAAATCTTCGACATTTGAGCAGTTTTAGAAATGGGATTTGTCTTAGATTTGCCATTTCCCCTCCCGACAAAGAACTGCTGCTTCCGCTTGGGTTTATCGGAAATGGGTTTCCTGGGAAACTCATTCTCTTTCGATCTGAACGATTTCAGATGGAAATTGCTTCCTACTTTGGGCAAAGATCTGGGCTTTCTGTCCAAAGAAGAGGAAGGCAATGAAGCATCAGAAGATGAGTTTGAGGAAAGTAAAATTCTCAAACAACCATTTCGaggagcagcagcagcagaagATTGGTTTGAGGTAATTTTAGTGTTGGATTTGGGAAAATGAAGGGCATTGAGATTTTGAAGAGGGCTTCTCTTCTTGAAACGTTGTTTGTCGCTCTTCTTCTGCTTCAAGCTCAACCCTGTTTTCTGAGCCTCCATTATCAGACATAGTAGAGTTTTTGGTGGCTGCAAATTTtgattcaaatttcaaacaagTTACACTATCTTTTATGGTCTTTTGCTTAGTGACCGTTGAGCTCACAACAGTACAAGAAAAAAGGTTCTTAATAATATTGGAGATGTATGATTCCTTTTGTGTGTCTTCAAGGTAGATATCCCCAATATTTACGGTTCGGGCAGTTAACCACAAAATCGTAATCGGCGGTTACGATTTTGAATCAGAACTGTGAGATTTAAATGGAACTGAAACcatggttcggttcaggttccgAAATttcggaaccgaaaccgtgcccagtggcggacgcagaaatatttTTTGGCAGGGGCTTCATTagtatatgaaaaaataatattctcCATGATCCATTTAAGATAACTCGTTTTCTTTTTTGacattctctctatttttcctttcttaaCTTAACTCTAAataaaaaccatataaaattatAGAAATTTCGCTTTAAGCAAAATATTAAAACTATTTAtgttgtatttatatttgttattgtttgatatatatgtatttacatagattgaattatatattttttgaaaactgTATTATGATTTGAATCTACTTCAAAATATCTATAACCTGGCATAAAAAATTTTAACCCTAACATTTTTAAGTCAAGCAAAATaatcataaattaattattttttaataaattatactccctccgttccatgttaatagaatcatttttctattttgagaagttccaagtaaattgagtcatttttatttttggcaaaaagtaattataactcttcttttattctctcttcatctctcttacttttctcaccatccatttaactcACTACTCTCAAacctcgtgccgaaaagaaatgcatctgTTAAtaaggaacgaagggagtacaactttatataaattatattattatacatCCGAtgcttatttttttatattttattctcatatttccataataaagtaaatataaagaattaaaaaaaataatgcttacataattgaataaaaataaaaatcaagaaaaactgaacttaaaaatcaaaattggcTAATGACAAATTTTAACTGATTTTGTGGGAATAAGTTGAGCCACTAAATTTCCCACAAACTATTGATCGACAtcgatttttttgtttttttagtaaattaatgtgatttattatagaaatataatagaTATAGTATTTCTTTTAAGTAAAGTCAATAAATGTCAAAGGCACATCAATCAATAAAGCATCACTTAAATTTTCCCAAAccttttataatataataattctATATTGATTGTCAGATGTCATCTTCTTCCTTCGTATGTTTACATTTGGGCGgccattttctttctttatttttctctttacgTTTTCAATTTGCAGGTTAAATTCAGCCCTTCCTACCATTAAATTTTTGTTGATTTAGTCTTCAATGGCCCTATCTTGACATGGGCTGGAGCTTgcttttgaaattttcaaaaagctTTGAAGtagaaaaaagagaagaaaataactTGTTGgcaggggcttaagccctccatTCTGTACTACTGTGTCCGCCACTGACCGTGCCAGAACCACCGGTTACAAGGAGTTCCAGACCGGAACCCCAAAAAACCGTCGGAAAACCATAAAACTGAGCCGAAACAgcaaaaaatcaccaaaaaccGGTTGTTCGGAACCGTAAAAAACTGGCGATTTTTCGGCGGTTCCAAACCAAAACCGAAATCGTAACCGCGAAACACCCTCGCGGTTCGGTTGCGGTTCAATTCCGGTTCGACAATTTCGAAAACCCGAAACCAACTGTTTctaaccgtaaccgccggttccggaaccgtgagAATCTCTACCTCAAGGACATTTACAATGGAGGCCTTTCCCTTGCCCGCTATGTCATCATTCTCTTCCATTTCCGTTTCATGCCACAACTTCCATGATTAAAATCTCTTGCCATGCTAGAGTATTAGCTTGTATAagtggcggacgcaggattTTGATACTGGGGTCCAAATCACTACTTCCtctgtccataaaaaatagtatcatcttttcattttcgtccgtccactAAAATGAGTCTCACACTAAAAATGGGAAGACACTCCTAATTTATTATTCACCTTTTATCTTTCTATCTtctattatattcatattttctctttatctttcatactttatccaCTTTATCATTAAAGAATAACAATatttacaaaaaatgaaaaaacaaacaaaatttacagagaaaataaaaaatatatataaataactcaattactaattaattaactgtgataatcataaaaatgaattaataaatagataaatgaataagtagagaaaatttaaaagaaaacgccaataaaaaaaataaaattaattactactcatccgtcccataaaagatgtcacccACTCACATTTTGTGGGATGACACcggattttaggaggttttgttttgtgtgttaaatggagagagaaaatataatttttatattaatgtgagagaaaacTTATTTCAAAAATGAAACTAGAATATCTTTTATGgcacaaattaaaaaagaaattgtgacatttattatgggacggaggaagtattaggTAATGAGAATTatataaatgaattaattaataaacaaatacaGAAAGGTTAGACTAGAGGGTTTCGTTCCAATGTAAATTTGGTCGCCAGAACCTTCCCTAACCTACTAATCTAGCAATTGCATATTTataatccatatatatatagtaaatGGTCAAATGGTTGGGGGTTCCATGGATCTCCCATGCCTCAAGGCAGGTCCGCCTCTAGTTTGTACTTCCTCCGTCgcacaaaaatatgcatttttttagtccgttccacaagaatatgcgcttttcaattttggaaacttttttctctctaatgaagtgGAACACAttttctactaacaatactttaattagtttttctctctacctctcttactttaccaattttgcattcaAACTCTTTgggtacggagggagtattatacatTACTTCGCTCGgattttacattattttaagGCTATTgtttggtccgttttgaatgtcaaagttgcattatatgtccattatttgcatatttcatctatttttgtattttgacgtgttttgtgagaaatgtgcaaaatagagcctaaaaagataaCAAAAGGTCGACGATGGAAATCTGGAGTATTCGAGCCAGCTAGCGGTTCGTTGCACCTTAGCTAGCAACCGCTGTTCCTGTAGCGGTCTGCTTCGGAAAATTAGAGGTGAAAAGATGAACACGCCTAGCGACCACTGATTTAGATCCAATAGGTACGAAGTGATTGCCAGCGAtcgctgaaacaagtgcagcgacTGCTGATCGAGTGACAGAAGCTAAGGGATGATTTGCAGCGACCGCTAAACAAAATGCAGCGGCCCACTGGGAAAAGGCGGCGCACAGAAATTGCCCTATTTTCTCTCTAAGACTTACCATACTGTGATGAAGATTTACCATATGGAGGAATTCGACCCTGaggctataaataccccctcaagcttcatcaaagGAACCTTTTGTTGCATAATTTCCAGAGCATAATATTTTAGAGTTCCTTCCAATGTTTATCGAGATCCAAGGTGTTTGAAGAGTGGATTCAAGAGAAGGTCAAGACTAcaagattcaacctttgggttttactGCTTTAGTTTTCACATTTTCTATGTTTTCCCCATAAACTATGTTTTTTAACTTATtcaatcatgtgtaactaaactcatagaattctagggatgtgttagtaacgactttggtttatacaattcctatttatttaatatctgtTTTGTTCGTTACTTTGATTCTACTCTAAGTGTTCGATAATTGcttcatgtttgagtgacacattctatgATGATCAATTGACTTgcaacataatcgtgagaggaggtttgcGAGTTAGAAGAGTTTAGTTGACgttacaattagcttcccttaaaacgacgcTGTTAATAGAGAGCGAGAACTTTAggagtcttaggagcttttaggagttgcaaatctaggattgacgcccctagtgtCTGTAATCCACTTTGTGCTTCATGGACAAtatttatgtgactcgttctagtaAAGTATGaattgtgctagggtgttgtagttggaacttgtataaaccataattgtgaaagcacatccctgtAATTCTCTCATCTCATCTGGTTTTTCTTTGTAATTTTATCTGCATttgtttacttgttttctttattttcacaAATTTACTTTCAAAAACCCAAAAATCTTTGTTTCTCAAAATAGTAGAAGAAACCTAGTAGAAGATAGACACTCTTTGATCGTTTTccttgtgttcgatatccggtaatGGCCTTTaactatactatatatactatgtatacttgcaggtttatttattGCTAATAAAAATTGCATCATTTATCAAGAGCCTGGCAAGTGCGTTCCAAAGTAGGGTCGCGTAGACGGCTCTGTGCAGTGCTAGAAGTGACCGTGTCCCCCAATTCTTGAGTAACCCAAGACGTGTGCCCAACTGCTAGAGTCACCCGAGCCGTGCACTCAACTTTTTGAGCAATTCCGGATAGGACCTCTACTACCATGTCAAtgtcaaattcaaaaaaaacaaCTCTATTCTAAGACAATATTGGAGgatgtgcttcaagaaaaactatcctaaagattgaagaacttgaagctctcgaagttgttgtcgagaaattacaaaACAAAACCAGTATCATGAACATTCTGATGGTGTTGTTGGGTATGGTGGTTTTCCAATTTCTGATATGTGAAGAATGAAGGTTGTAATGACTCTAATCTTAGGTTGTACTCTCTTTGTGCTgtattaattgagtcatttttctattttcagaAGTTCCAAGATAATTTAGTCATGTTTGCTTTATTCTAACTTGTTCGATAATGcttcatgtttgagtgacacattttaTGATGATTTCTTGGCTTGCAAAGTAATCGATAGAGGATTTGCATGTTAGACGGACTTAGTTAAAACTACAATTAATTCCCCCTGAAAAAGGTACTATTAATTGAGAGGGAGGACATCTTTAGGGTCTAATTGAACTGTTTGGAGTTACTAATTTAAGATTGACGATCTTAATGTGTAATCTACTTTGTACCATATGGACAatacttatgtgactcgttatAGTTAAACATGAACTATGCTAGGATATCATAACTGTGTTTTATATAAACCTTACTTGTGAAACTGCGATCGTGTTTACTGCTTTCGTTTAATTACTTTCTTTACTTGCTTTTAtttactccccccgtcccataaaagatgtcatacTTGTGGGACGGCACGCGATTTTatgaggttttgttttgtgtgttaaatggagagagaaaatataatttttatattcatgtgagagagaactttttcaaaaaaatgaaaatatgacatcttttgtgggacaaactaaaaataaaagtgtgacatctatttgTAGGGGTTTTatagccccttgcacagcggaagacttgtacaaaacaaataaaccagacgtaggatctatttgacagattatgggattaatcaattcacatgttaacacagaattacatgcgagaacgcaaataattcatgctcatagaatataaatcctaaacatgaattctacagtttagagttaccgatttgatcctccaaagaatcgtcgatt
Proteins encoded in this window:
- the LOC121742689 gene encoding uncharacterized protein LOC121742689, coding for MEAQKTGLSLKQKKSDKQRFKKRSPLQNLNALHFPKSNTKITSNQSSAAAAPRNGCLRILLSSNSSSDASLPSSSLDRKPRSLPKVGSNFHLKSFRSKENEFPRKPISDKPKRKQQFFVGRGNGKSKTNPISKTAQMSKISCGRGNSVKKGAEELEGKKLRSYREIGLSEQPLMSLNPVGSSGVRRNAAEESGSSTANGGNGSATSVKTPPVEISVSPEIQSNMMVLKSAATPVCYGTGHLLSGVTDKRKCQRRGSLRGGCDKVNLFNEVNDENVVGDLQDPLMIPLPSEASVRWLLSPCNEGGEDQGSDSKNKLEECEISCGNYSLSPSTLCGNVCELGCDDGEFRGSGSIDDVANRTKAGIFKLSRQQNSDRDNKICDALFAATPNSISNGNNVSLGEGNSSVVSLGCLSSGNLIQTPNSMCSSYECIRGSNVEANQTSVVQFELDSITESLDAVSFSSRCETFPYAGFDSSSRSAVPVQLEKNVCSSESSSTLENLRLNQIKISWRDGIECSIDERDEFDCFPCVSDEEIGGSYQQLKPYKMCHSSKEKDLWMDNDVSPIRLEYEPCICAARKDKATKDRIDSCAESICTNGGDLAVSCDSDWENIQDTRVK